From a single Accipiter gentilis chromosome 10, bAccGen1.1, whole genome shotgun sequence genomic region:
- the LOC126043977 gene encoding myosin-1B-like isoform X2 yields the protein MAIFGEAAPYLRKSEKERIEAQNKPFDAKTSVFVAHPKESYVKGTIQSKESGKITVKTEGGETLTVKEDQIFSMNPPKYDKIEDMAMMTHLHEPAVLYNLKERYAAWMIYTYSGLFCVTVNPYKWLPVYNPEVVLAYRGKKRQEAPPHIFSISDNAYQFMLTDRENQSILITGESGAGKTVNTKRVIQYFATIAASGDKKKEEQQAGKMQGTLEDQIISANPLLEAFGNAKTVRNDNSSRFGKFIRIHFGATGKLASADIETYLLEKSRVTFQLKAERSYHIFYQIMSNKKPELIEMLLITTNPYDYQYVSQGEITVPSINDQEELMATDSAIDILGFTPDEKTAIYKLTGAVMHYGNLKFKQKQREEQAEPDGTEVADKAAYLMGLNSADLLKALCYPRVKVGNEYVTKGQTVQQVYNSVGALAKAVFEKMFLWMVIRINQQLDTKQPRQYFIGVLDIAGFEIFDFNSLEQLCINFTNEKLQQFFNHHMFVLEQEEYKKEGIEWEFIDFGMDLAACIELIEKPMGIFSILEEECMFPKATDTSFKNKLYDQHLGKSSNFQKPKPAKGKAEAHFSLVHYAGTVDYNITGWLDKNKDPLNETVVGLYQKSSLKTLALLFASAGGEAESGGGGGKKGGKKKGSSFQTVSALFRENLNKLMTNLRSTHPHFVRCIIPNETKTPGAMEHELVLHQLRCNGVLEGIRICRKGFPSRILYADFKQRYKVLNASAIPEGQFIDSKKASEKLLGSIDVDHTQYKFGHTKVFFKAGLLGLLEEMRDEKLAQLITRTQAMCRGFLMRVEYRRMVERRESIFCIQYNIRAFMNVKHWPWMKLFFKIKPLLKSAESEKEMANMKEEFEKTKEELAKSEAKRKELEEKMVKLVQEKNDLQLQVQAEADALADAEERCDQLIKTKIQLEAKVKEVTERAEDEEEINAELTAKKRKLEDECSELKKDIDDLELTLAKVEKEKHATENKVKNLTEEMAALDETIAKLTKEKKALQEAHQQTLDDLQAEEDKVNTLTKAKTKLEQQVDDLEGSLEQEKKLRMDLERAKRKLEGDLKLAHDSIMDLENDKQQLDEKLKKKDFEISQIQSKTEDEQALGMQLQKKIKELQARTEELEEEIEAERASRAKAEKHRADLSRELEEISERLEEAGGATAAQIEMNKKREAEFQKMRRDLEEATLQHEATAAALRKKHADSTAELGEQIDNLQRVKQKLEKEKSELKMEIDDLASNMESVSKAKANLEKMCRALEDQLSEVKTKEEEHQRMINDLNAQRARLQTESGEYSRQVEEKDALISQLSRGKQAFTQQIEELKRHLEEEIKAKSALAHGLQSARHDCDLLREQYEEEQEAKGELQRALSKANSEVAQWRTKYETDAIQRTEELEEAKKKLAQRLQDAEEHVEAVNAKCASLEKTKQRLQNEVEDLMIDVERSNAACAALDKKQKNFDKILAEWKQKYEETQAELEASQKESRSLSTELFKMKNAYEESLDHLETLKRENKNLQQEISDLTEQIAEGGKAIHELEKVKKQIEQEKYELQASLEEAEASLEHEEGKILRLQLELNQVKSEIDRKIAEKDEEIDQMKRNHLRIVESMQSTLDAEIRSRNEALRLKKKMEGDLNEMEIQLSHANRVAAEAQKNLRNTQAVLKDTQIHLDDALRTQEDLKEQVAMVERRANLLQAEIEELRAALEQTERSRKVAEQELMDASERVQLLHTQNTSLINTKKKLETDIAQIQGEMEDTIQEARNAEEKAKKAITDAAMMAEELKKEQDTSAHLERMKKNLDQTVKDLQHRLDEAEQLALKGGKKQIQKLEARVRELEAEVDAEQKRSAEAVKGVRKYERRVKELTYQCEEDRKNILRLQDLVDKLQMKVKSYKRQAEEAEELSNVNLSKFRKIQHELEEAEERADIAESQVNKLRVKSREFHKKIEEEE from the exons ATGGCCATCTTTGGGGAGGCAGCTCCTTACCTCCGAAAGTCAGAAAAGGAGAGAATTGAGGCCCAGAACAAGCCTTTTGATGCCAAGACATCTGTCTTTGTGGCCCATCCTAAAGAATCCTATGTGAAAGGTACAATCCAGAGCAAAGAATCAGGGAAGATCACTGTCAAGACTGAAGGTGGAGAG ACCCTGACTGTGAAGGAAGATCAAATCTTCTCCATGAACCCGCCCAAGTACGACAAAATCGAGGACATGGCCATGATGACCCACCTCCATGAACCCGCTGTGCTGTACAACCTCAAAGAGCGTTATGCAGCCTGGATGATCTAC ACCTACTCGGGTCTCTTCTGCGTCACGGTCAACCCCTACAAGTGGCTGCCGGTGTACAACCCGGAGGTGGTGTTGGCCTACCGAGGCAAGAAGCGCCAGGAGGCCCCTCCACACATCTTCTCCATCTCTGACAATGCCTATCAGTTCATGCTGACTG ATCGTGAGAACCAGTCGATCCTGATCAC CGGAGAATCTGGTGCAGGGAAGACTGTGAACACAAAGCGTGTCATCCAGTACTTTGCAACAATTGCAGCGAGTGGAGATAAGAAGAAGGAAGAGCAGCAGGCTGGCAAAATGCAG GGGACACTTGAGGATCAAATCATCAGTGCCAACCCACTGCTGGAGGCTTTTGGTAATGCCAAGACAGTGAGGAACGACAACTCCTCACGCTTT ggTAAATTCATCAGAATCCATTTTGGTGCCACGGGCAAACTGGCTTCTGCTGACATTGAAACAT ATCTTCTGGAGAAGTCCAGAGTCACTTTCCAGCTCAAGGCAGAAAGAAGCTACCACATATTCTATCAGATCATGTCCAACAAGAAGCCGGAGCTAATTG AGATGTTACTGATCACCACCAACCCGTATGACTATCAGTATGTGAGTCAAGGTGAGATCACGGTTCCCAGCATTAACGACCAGGAAGAGCTGATGGCCACGGAT AGTGCCATTGACATCCTGGGCTTCACTCCAGATGAGAAGACAGCCATTTACAAGCTGACAGGGGCTGTCATGCACTATGGCAACCTGAAGTTTAAGCAGAAGCAGCGTGAGGAGCAGGCAGAACCGGATGGCACAGAAG TGGCTGACAAGGCTGCCTACCTCATGGGTCTGAACTCAGCTGACCTGCTTAAGGCCCTCTGCTACCCCCGAGTCAAGGTTGGGAATGAATATGTGACCAAGGGTCAAACTGTGCAGCAG gtATACAACTCAGTAGGTGCCTTAGCAAAGGCTGTCTTTGAGAAGATGTTCTTGTGGATGGTTATTCGCATCAACCAACAGCTGGATACGAAGCAACCAAGACAGTACTTCATTGGTGTCCTGGACATTGCTGGCTTTGAGATCTTTGAT TTCAACAGCCTGGAGCAGCTGTGCATCAACTTCACCAATGAGAAACTGCAACAGTTCTTCAACCACCACATGTTCGTGCTGGAGCAGGAAGAGtacaagaaagaaggaattgaATGGGAGTTCATTGACTTTGGGATGGACCTGGCTGCCTGCATTGAACTCATTGAGAAG CCCATGGGCATCTTCTCCATCCTGGAAGAGGAGTGCATGTTCCCCAAGGCAACTGACACCTCTTTCAAGAACAAGCTCTATGACCAGCACCTGGGCAAGTCCAGCAACTTCCAGAAGCCCAAGCCTGCCAAAGGCAAGGCTGAGGCCCACTTCTCCCTGGTGCACTATGCTGGCACGGTGGACTACAACATCACTGGCTGGCTTGACAAGAACAAGGACCCCCTGAATGAAACTGTTGTGGGGCTGTACCAGAAATCATCCCTGAAGACACTGGCCTTACTCTTTGCCtctgctggaggagaggcag agagtggtggtggtggtggcaagAAGGGTGGCAAGAAGAAGGGTTCTTCTTTCCAGACAGTATCTGCTCTTTTCAGG GAGAACCTCAACAAACTGATGACCAATCTACGCAGCACTCACCCCCATTTTGTCCGTTGCATCATCCCTAATGAAACAAAAACACCTG GTGCTATGGAGCATGAACTGGTGCTACACCAGCTGCGGTGTAACGGCGTGCTGGAAGGCATCAGAATTTGCAGGAAAGGTTTCCCAAGCAGAATCCTCTATGCAGACTTCAAACAGAG ATACAAGGTGCTTAATGCCAGTGCCATCCCAGAGGGACAGTTCATTGATAGCAAGAAGGCTTCTGAGAAGCTTCTCGGGTCAATCGATGTGGACCACACCCAGTACAAATTTGGCCACACCAAG GTGTTCTTCAAAGCTGGGCTGCTGGGACtcctggaggagatgagggatGAGAAGCTGGCACAGCTCATCACCCGCACACAAGCCATGTGCAGGGGCTTCCTGATGAGAGTGGAGTACCGGAGAATGGTGGAGAGGAG GGAGTCCATCTTTTGCATCCAGTACAATATTCGTGCATTCATGAACGTCAAGCACTGGCCCTGGATGAAGCTGTTCTTCAAGATCAAGCCCTTGCTGAAGAGTGCAGAATCTGAGAAGGAGATGGCCAACATGAAGGAAGAGTTTGAGAAAACCAAGGAAGAGCTTGCAAAGTCTGAGGCaaagaggaaggagctggaggagaaaatgGTGAAACTGGTGCAGGAGAAAAACGATCTGCAGCTCCAAGTGCAGGCT GAAGCTGATGCTCTAGCTGATGCTGAGGAAAGATGTGACCAgctcatcaaaaccaaaatccagctgGAAGCCAAAGTAAAGGAGGTGACTGAGAGGGCTGAGGACGAAGAAGAAATTAATGCTGAGCTGACAGCCAAGAAGAGAAAACTGGAGGATGAATgttcagagctgaagaaagacaTTGATGACCTCGAATTAACACTAGCCAAGGTTGAGAAGGAAAAGCATGCCACAGAAAACAAG GTGAAAAACCTTACAGaggagatggcagccctggacgAGACCATTGCCAAgctgacaaaagagaagaaagccctCCAAGAGGCCCATCAGCAGACACTGGATGACCTGCAGGCAGAAGAGGACAAAGTCAATACGCTGACCAAAGCTAAGAccaagctggagcagcaagtggaCGAT CTGGAAGGGTCCCTGGAGCAAGAGAAGAAACTGCGCATGGACCTTGAGAGAGCTAAGAGGAAACTCGAGGGAGACCTGAAGCTGGCCCACGACAGCATAATGGATTTGGAAAATGAtaagcagcagctggatgagaagctgaagaa GAAAGACTTTGAAATCAGCCAGATCCAGAGCAAAACTGAGGATGAGCAAGCCCTGGGCATGCAATTACAGAAGAAGATCAAGGAGCTGCAG GCTCGTACTGAGGAACTGGAGGAGGAAATTGAGGCTGAACGTGCCTCTCgggcaaaagcagagaagcatcgGGCTGACCTCTCGAGGGAGCTAGAGGAGATCAGCGAGCGCCTGGAAGAAGCAGGAGGGGCTACCGCAGCTCAGATCGAGATGAACAAGAAGCGTGAGGCAGAATTTCAGAAGATGCGCCGTGACCTCGAAGAGGCCACGCTGCAGCACGAAGCCACAGCTGCCGCCCTGCGGAAGAAGCACGCGGACAGCACAGCTGAGCTTGGGGAGCAGATCGACAACCTGCAGCgagtgaagcagaagctggagaaggagaagagtgaGCTGAAGATGGAGATTGACGACTTGGCCAGTAACATGGAGTCTGTCTCCAAAGCCAAG GCAAATCTGGAGAAAATGTGTCGTGCACTGGAAGATCAGCTAAGTGAGGTTAAGACAAAAGAAGAAGAGCATCAGCGCATGATCAATGACCTCAATGCTCAAAGAGCTCGTCTGCAGACAGAATCAG GTGAATATTCACGCCAGGTAGAAGAGAAAGATGCTCTGATTTCTCAGCTGTCAAGAGGCAAGCAGGCTTTCACCCAACAGATTGAGGAACTCAAGAGGCACCTAGAGGAAGAGATAAAG GCCAAGAGTGCCCTGGCCCACGGCTTGCAGTCTGCTCGCCACGACTGTGACTTGCTCCGGGAACAAtatgaggaggagcaggaagccAAGGGGGAGCTGCAGCGTGCCCTGTCCAAGGCCAACAGCGAAGTGGCCCAGTGGAGAACCAAATACGAGACGGACGCTATTCAGCgcacggaggagctggaggaggccaa gaagaagcttgcacagcgcCTGCAGGATGCAGAGGAACATGTCGAAGCTGTGAATGCCAAATGTGCTTCtctggaaaagacaaagcagaggctgcagaatgAAGTGGAGGACCTGATGATTGATGTGGAGCGATCAAATGCTGCCTGTGCAGCTCTGGATAAGAAGCAGAAGAACTTTGACAAG ATCCTGGCAGAATGGAAGCAGAAGTACGAGGAAACACAGGCTGAGCTGGAAGCCTCCCAGAAGGAGTCTCGGTCTCTCAGCACGGAGCTGTTTAAGATGAAGAATGCCTATGAGGAGTCCTTGGACCACCTGGAAACGCTGAAGCGTGAGAACAAGAACTTGCAGC AGGAGATTTCTGACCTCACGGAGCAGATTGCCGAGGGAGGAAAGGCGATTCATGAGCTGGAGAAAGTCAAGAAGCAGATTGAGCAGGAGAAATATGAACTCCAAGCCTCCCTGGAGGAAGCCGAG gcTTCCCTTGAACATGAAGAGGGGAAGATCCTGCGCCTCCAGCTTGAACTCAACCAGGTGAAGTCTGAGATTGACAGGAAGATAGCAGAGAAAGATGAGGAGATCGACCAGATGAAAAGAAACCACCTCAGAATTGTGGAGTCCATGCAGAGCACCCTGGACGCTGAGATCAGGAGCAGGAATGAAGCCCTGCGTCtgaagaagaagatggagggagacCTGAATGAAATGGAGATCCAGTTGAGCCATGCCAACCGTGTGGCTGCAGAGGCACAAAAGAACCTGAGAAACACACAGGCAGTGCTCAAG GATACCCAGATACACTTGGACGATGCTCTCAGGACACAGGAGGACCTGAAGGAGCAGGTGGCCATGGTGGAGCGCAGAGCAAACCTGTTGCAGGCTGAAATTGAGGAGCTAcgggcagccctggagcagacGGAGCGGTCGAGGAAAGTGGCTGAGCAGGAACTGATGGATGCAAGTGAGCGTGTGCAGCTTCTCCATACCCAG AACACCAGCTTGATCAACACCAAGAAGAAGCTGGAAACAGACATTGCCCAAATTCAGGGTGAAATGGAGGACACGATCCAGGAGGCCCGCAATGCTGAAGAGAAGGCCAAGAAGGCCATCACAGAT GCGGCCATGatggcagaagagctgaagaaggagcaggaCACCAGCGCCCACCtggagaggatgaagaagaacCTGGACCAGACGGTGAAGGACCTGCAGCACCGTCTGGATGAAGCCGAGCAGTTGGCCCTGAAGGGAGGCAAGAAGCAAATCCAGAAGCTGGAGGCCAGA GTGCGGGAGCTGGAAGCGGAGGTTGATGCTGAGCAGAAGCGCAGCGCTGAAGCCGTGAAGGGTGTGCGCAAGTACGAGAGGAGGGTGAAGGAGCTGACCTACCAG TGTGAAGAAGACCGGAAGAATATTCTCAGGCTCCAAGATCTAGTGGACAAGCTGCAAATGAAAGTGAAGTCCTACAAGAGGCAAGCTGAGGAGGCT GAGGAGCTGTCCAATGTCAACCTCTCCAAATTCCGCAAGATCCAGCACGAGCTGGAGGAAGCCGAGGAGCGGGCTGACATTGCAGAGTCACAGGTCAACAAGCTCCGAGTGAAGAGTCGGGAGTTTCATAAGAAGATAGAAGAGGAGGAATGA